In Brachionichthys hirsutus isolate HB-005 chromosome 5, CSIRO-AGI_Bhir_v1, whole genome shotgun sequence, a single genomic region encodes these proteins:
- the LOC137894067 gene encoding cyclin-dependent kinase inhibitor 1C-like has protein sequence MSNVQLLSSALERLVARRTFPLQRRTGVCRNLFGPVDHDELSRETKAKLREISESDQQRWNFNFEANTPLVGNYAWEEASVDATPAFYRDSALGDRTGTPVAPAQDSVLLERLALPESSSAPAPVELNQENRSGKLNAGTRSQRAQGACVRRKRADTTDTNTHISDFFVKRRRAADRKSNDTSGYCRSGSPVPLEQTPRKRIR, from the exons aTGTCGAACGTCCAGTTACTGAGCAGCGCGCTGGAGCGGCTGGTGGCGCGCCGGACCTTCCCGCTCCAGCGACGCACGGGCGTCTGTCGGAACCTCTTCGGACCGGTGGATCACGACGAGCTGAGCCGGGAGACGAAAGCCAAGCTGCGGGAGATTTCGGAGAGCGACCAGCAGAGGTGGAACTTTAATTTTGAGGCCAACACCCCGCTAGTTGGGAATTACGCGTGGGAAGAGGCGTCCGTGGACGCGACCCCCGCGTTTTACCGGGACTCCGCTCTGGGCGACAGGACCGGGACGCCCGTGGCTCCGGCCCAGGACTCCGTCCTCCTGGAGCGCCTCGCCTTACCGGAGAGCAGCAGCGCTCCTGCTCCGGTGGAGCTCAACCAGGAGAACCGCTCAGGGAAGCTCAACGCGGGGACGCGGAGCCAAAGAGCGCAGGGCGCGTGCGTGAGACGCAAGCGGGCGGACACGACTGACACCAACACGCACATCTCAG ACTTCTTCGTCAAACGGAGAAGAGCTGCTGATCGGAAATCGAACGACACGAGCGGTTACTGTCGCTCCGGTTCTCCGGTCCCGCTGGAACAAACTCCGCGGAAGAGGATCCGCTGA